Below is a window of Rhodoglobus vestalii DNA.
GACGGCGGTTTAAATCTTGGCGTGGCCGCGTTGACAGGCTTCGCTCAGACTGCCAATATAGTGGCGCCGCACTCGGCACCACCAGCTAAGGAGCAATTCACTATGTCAGAACCCACGCCTTACGCGTCGACGCCCGCAGGCGCGCCGGTTGCCAAGTGGAACGTACTCTCGATCGTCTCTCTCGTAACCTCGATCTTGTGGCTCAGCCTCGTCGGTATCATCACCGGTCACATTGCGATGAAGCAGATCAAGAGAACTGGTGAACAGGGCAACGTGCTCGCAATCATCGGTCTTGTGCTCGGATACTTGGGTCTTCTTGGCTTCATCCTCGTGATCTTCCTCGTATTCATTCCCCTCTTCGTCTTTGGCGCTGCGGGTGGCCTGACCGGCTACTAAGCACCGCTACGAGTTTCTTACCCTGCAGAGCCCGCACACCCGTTCGGGCTCTGCGGCAGTTAAAGGGTAGTTATTGAGGTGTACTTGCTAAACTGTGTCAATGGCTACCAACAACTCAGACGACTCGATCCCGTTGATCCCCACTCCCGCTAAACCTGCGGCCTCCAGCACGCCCAAGGCGAAGGCGGCCCCGGCAGCTAAAAAGCCTGCCGCGAAGAAACCTGCCGCGAAGAAACCTGCCACCACATCCAAGCCCGCAACCGCATCGCCCGCCACCGCACCGCCCGCAACCGCACCGCCCGCCCCGGCACCGGCGGCGGCCGCACCGGTCACGCCCAGCGGTGATGTCGCGGCGCCGTCGAGCCCCGCGGCCCCAGCGTTGCCCCCGATGACTCCAGCGGCACCCGCAGCTTCGGCTCCGCCGGCAGCTCCCGCAGCTTCGTCTGATCCCTACGCTGCACCCCGTGGTACCCCCATCCCCGGTTATGGTGGCGCATCGACGCCGGGTCAGGCACCATACACCCCGGTTCCGGCTGGTCCGCCACAGGGGCTGGCGATTGCGTCTATGGCTACGGGAATCGTGAGCGTGTTGCTCTCATTTCTCACCATCGGGCTGCTGCCGGGAATTGCTGCGGTCGTAATGGGCCATATTGCTCAGAAGAAGCAGCGGTATGCGCGTCCGTTTTGGCTCACCGGCCTGATCACCGGTTATGTCTCGATTGGAATCAGCCTGATCTTTGGGCTAATTATTCTGTCGGCAATCTTCATTCCCCTCTTCCTCGCCAGCACTTACGGCTACTAGCGGGAATCGCCCTTCGGCGATCGGTTCGCGGCCTAGCCGCAGTTCCCGCCTAGCCAGCGTTCACACGGTTGGGCTTGGGGAAAGCGCCGGGCGCTGCGCAAGCAGTGCCCGGCGCTTTCCTGCAACGCGGGTCAGAATGAGCGTTGCGCTGTTCTCGCCCTTCAGAGAGAGCGATGTGCGAAAAGTTGCGGGGTCGATATCAACCCCGCGCTTTTTAATTTCCAGTGTTCCAATTTTGCGCGTCGCGAGTTCCCGTTTCAGTGAGCGCCGATCAAGCGGAAAATCAGCGACGATCTCGAAGCAGGTAGCAAAGGGTGAGACCGCCGCCGTATCGGCACTGAAGTACGCGATCGAAGTGTCGAGCATCCGGCCCTCTAGCTGTCGAGCAAGGTCGCCGATGAGTCGGGCCCGGATGACTGCGCCGTCAGGCTCGAAAAGATACTGCCCCAGCTCTCCCGCGGCTTCGTCCGCGCTGTCGGCAGCCGCGGTCATCTCGGCAGTACCGTGCTCCCCAATCACGAGGGCGGAACGGCGAATGCCCTCGCGCGCAACGGCGCCGAACCAGAGCCCAAGTTCGACGACTTCCCGGCCGACCGACACCCACTGCGCTTCAGCTTGTTTGGGGATCAGATCGCGATCGATGCCGGGACCAAGTTTGATGCCCGTGGGGTAACGTTCGGCGAGTTCGAAAGCGAAGTCGAGAGTGGGCGTCCAGTCGGCAGGGTTGGTGAGTCGCACTCGTGCATCGCGCCGGGCGGGATCAAGGTAGACACCATCAATACCGGTGAGGTCGGTCGACTCGGCATCGCCATGCACGACGTGCGCGTTGCTCCACGGAGCGAGGTTGTAGCTTGCGATGGCGGCAGTGGTTTCGTCGCGTTCGACCGCGGTCACGGTAAGACCGAGCCCAGCAATGGCGAGGGCATCGGCTCCGATGCCGCATCCAAGGTCAGCGACCCATTTCACTCCAGCGGTGGCGAACCGGCCGGCATGCTGGGAGGCAACGGAGAGCCGGGTTGCTTGTTCCAAGCCGGCCTCGGTGTAGAGCATCCGGTCAGCAAAGGGGCCGAACTTGCTCGTGGCTTTTGCTCGCAGTTTCGATTGACTAAGAACCGCGGCGACGAGTGCCGCGCTGTGGCCCGCTTTTCGCAGCTCGGACACGGTGCGCACAATTTCGTCGCTCGAACGCCAGGCCGGGAGGGAATCCAACAGGCGAAGACCCTCGGACGAAAGCAGCTCGCGCAATTCGCTCTGATTCATTCTCTAACCGTATCCGCATGCGAATTGGCACTCACGTTGATCGAGTGCCAACCAAGCCGTATAGTTGATCTGGCACTCCTACAGTGAGTGTGCCAACCCAAGTACTTTTTAGAAAGAGGTCAAACGTGTCGGTCTCCATTAAGCCGCTCGAGGATCGCATTGTTATCAAGCAGGTCGATGCAGAACAGACCACCGCGTCTGGGCTTGTCATTCCTGACACTGCGAAAGAGAAGCCCCAGGAGGGTGAAGTAGTCGCCGTAGGTCCCGGTCGCATCGACGACAACGGAAACCGCGTGCCGCTCGACATCGCCGTGGGCGACAAGGTTATCTATTCCAAGTACGGCGGAACAGAAGTGAAGTACGGCGGAGACGACCTGCTCGTTCTGTCGGCTCGCGATGTGCTCGCCGTGGTTGTTCGCTAGGTAAGCACTCGAATCCTCGCCGATCGTCACTGTTCGGCTAACGAAAAACCCCAGACTTCGGTCTGGGGTTTTTCGATGTTTCGACGTAATGTGTGCCAGCTCCGCGGTCGTAGGATTCATAGGTGACTACGACTTCTCACGCGACTGACCGCGTTTCGCCCAGCGGTCTCGGATTCGCTGTATCGGCCTACGTTTTGTGGGGCATGATGCCGATCGTGTTTTTCTCCCTCCAAGAGTCGGGTGCGATCGAGATTGTGGCATGGCGAATCGTCTTATCGCTGGTCTTTTGCGCTGCCCTCCTTCTGGTTACGCGCGGCTACCTGCGAGTCTTGGCCATCATCCGTGATCGCAAAACGTTTTGGAGCCTCGGCCTCGCCAGTTGCCTCGTCGTGATCAACTGGCTGATCTATGTCTATGCGAGCGTCAATGGGCACATTGTCGAAGCGGCCCTCGGCTACTTCACCAACCCAATCGTCACCGTTTTACTTGGCGTACTCATTCTGCGGGAGCGGTTGCGCCCGCTTCAGTGGGTCGCACTCGGCATTAGTGCATTTGCGGTTCTCGTACTTGCTATTGGCTATGGCAGCTTTCCGTGGATTGCGCTGGGGCTGGCCTTCAGTTTTGGGCTCTATGGTCTCGTCAAGAAAAGCGTGGGGCCCAAAGCGGATGCCGTTGGTGGCCTCGCCGTCGAAACCGCATTCTTGGCGCCGATTGCGGCCGTTGTGCTGCTCGTGTTGAGTTTAAATGGTTCGCTCACCGCGGGTTCAGCGGGCACCGATCACCTCGTGTTGACGCTTTTCCTTGGTGCCATCACGGCAATCCCGTTGATTTTGTTCGCGGCTGCTGCGCGCCGGTTGCCGCTGACCTACATGGGTTTAGCGCAGTACCTAGCACCAATTTTGCAGCTCATCGTTGGGGTTTTTGTCTTTCAGGAGGCGATGCCGCCGGAGCGTTGGCTGGGCTTCGCGATCGTGTGGGTAGCGTTGGCAATTCTTACCTTTGACCTGTTTCGGCATTCGTCACGCACTCGGCTTGGCTCGGCAGCGGAGGCTCCTGGCGCCCTTTAGGTGTTTGGGAACCGAGTGACTTGATGCAGGTAGGAGGGCGTGCGGCCCGGATTGGGGGCGCGGCTGTGGCCACCAATTCGCCCAGTCAGGTTCGTATTTTGGGGTTCGCCCAGTAACGTATCAGTGCCCCTTTTTCTTTCAGGCGGTAGAGAGGAGCGACTGTGATGACATCCATACCCGTTGGAGCACGCGTGTCGCTGCGCACTCGTCGCTGGCCCACTGCGGTCGTGGGTATGCTCGCGGCGGCACTGGTGTTGAGTGGATGTTCGGCGGCGGAGCCCGCCGAAGAGACTATGGTGCCACAAGATTTGGCTCTCACCATTGGCGCTCTCGTGCCCGAGTCAGGATCGCTCGAAAAGTTTGGCCCCGCAGTTTCGGCCGCGATAGCGTTGGCCGCGCAAGATGTCAACGATGCTGACGCCAACCTCACAGTTACGGTAGAAACGCGCGACTCGGGAGATTCCACCGGAACGACAGCCGAGGATGCCGTAACCGAGTTGCTTGCTGCCCGGGCCACCGTGATTATTGGTGGGCTCTCTGACGGTGTCTCCAAGAAAGTGGTCGATAAAATCACCGCCGCTGGGGTAGTTGAGATCTCTCCGGCCAACAATTCGCCCGATTTCTCCAGCTACGACGACAGCATGCTGTACTGGCGCACGTCTCCATCGTGTGCGCTCCAGGGGACTGTGCTCGGAGACGAGATGGCTGACCGTGTCGAGGGGTCTATTGCGATTCTTGCAGAAGATGTGCTTTGTGGGCCGCCCCTTCCCCGTGCGGTCAGCGAAGCCTTCCAACGCGGTGGCGGCGATGTGATCGTCGATGAACGTATAGACGAGGCGGCCGCGGGCCTAGATGATCAGATTGCTGAGGCGATTGCTGCGGAACCGGATGCCGTGGCTATCCTCGGCACGGCGAAAGCAGAAAAAATTGCCCAAGCCTTCATTGCCGCCGGGTACTCGGGGGATCAGCTTTTCTTCAGCGGTCTCTCGTTGGGCGAACGAGGCTCAGGATTTGCGGCGGGAAGCTTGACCGGGTCGATTGTGACGCAGCCGGGTCTCGACTTTTCAACGATCTCGGATTTTACCGATCGACTACTTGAGATTAATCCGGGCCTCACCGACTTCAGCTACGCGGCAGAAAGCTACGACGCTGTGATTCTGGCAAGCCTCGCCGCTTTGGCTTCGCAGAAAACCACTGGCAAGGAAATTGCGAGCAAACTGCAGGAAGTTTCTGGTGGCGCAGGAAGTGGTGAAGTCGCGACAACGTTCGCGGATGCTGCCGCCATTATCCTGTCGGGCGACACGGTAGATTACGACGGTGTTTCGGGCCCAATAACCCTCAGTGACAATGGCGATCCGCAGGGCGCGATAATCGGCGTCTACGAGTACGGTAGCGACAACGTGTACACCCGGATCGACTGAGTAACACCTGCTGCTTCGAAAAGTCTACAAATGGTAACGATTCGAAGAGTGTTACAAGGCTGTAGTACTGACGTATTGTGCGGACGTCTCGGGTGGGCTTAGCTTTGCAGTGTGGTGACAACGAAGTGCCACATCTGATTCCTGAACACATTCGAAACGCAAGGAGCAACATGAGCGTATTCGCGAAGGCTACGGCCTCCCCAACCCGGTCCAAGAGGACCTTGTTGAGCGGTCTCGCAATTCTCGGTGCAAGTGCACTAGTACTGGCTGGCTGTGCAGCTGACGGCGGGGACACCCCCTCCGGCGACGGCGGAGGAGGCGGCGAGCTCGCACTGAAGCTGGGAACGGCGCTGCCGGTCACAGGTAACCTCGCATTCCTCGGCCCGCCCGAGATTGCAGGAACCGAGTATGCAGCCTCGGATATCAATGCAGCAGATGCTGGCATCCAGGTTGAACTCATCCAGGGTGACTCCGGTGACCTCGATAACAAGGCATACGAGACTGAGATCCCGCGTCTGCTCGGTGAAGACGTCTCGGCTATCCTTGGTGCAGCATCCTCGGGTGTTTCGCTTCAGTTCATTGACCAGGTTGTTGGCGCTGGGGTTATCCAGTTCTCGCCGGCAAACACCTCGGCCGCATTCACGGACTACGACGACAAGGGCCTGTACTTCCGTACCGCTCCTTCCGACGTGCTTCAGGGTGAGGTTCTGGGAAACCTGATCGCCGCTGATGGTAACGAAACTCTTGGCATGATCGTGCTCAACGACTCCTATGGAACCGGCCTAGCCAAGTTCACGCAGGAAGCGTTCGAAGCAGCCGGTGGTGAAGTTGTTTCACAGCCCACTTACAACACCGGTGACACCACGTTCGATGCTCAGATCTCAGAAGTTCTTGCTTCTGACCCTGATGCGATCGCACTGATCACCTTCGAAGAGGTTTCAACGATGCTTCCGAGCATTGTGAGCACCTTCCCCGCAGACAAGCTGTACCTCGTAGACGGTAACCTCGCCAACTTTGGTACTGACTTGGCTCCTGGCACCCTCACCGGTGCGAAGGGAACCTTGCCCGGTCTGACCGTTGACACGATTGCAGACTTCACGTCCGCGCTCAACGAGTTCTACGTTGACAGTGGCCAGCCTGAGCTAGAAGAGTTCAGCTATGCAGCAGAGTCGTACGACTCGGTCGTCTTGCTCGCTCTCGCCTCGCTCGCAGCCGGTTCAACCGACTCCGCAGCAATCGCCGAGAAGCTGCAAGAAGTATCGGGTGGTTCGGGCAACGGCGAGAAGTGCACCACCTTCGCCGACTGTGCAGCAATCATCAACGATGGCGGCGTAGCTGACTACGACGGTATCTCTGGTCCGATTACGCTCGACGAACTCGGTGACCCCACCGAGGCTGAGATCGGAATTTACCAGTACGGTGAAGACAACACCTACAGCGCGTACGAGGGCTAATAAGCCTGAGTTCCGCTAAGAGAAAGGCCCCAACCCGCCAACGGGTTGGGGCCTTTCTCGTGCGTCCTGGAGGCTGTGGTGGGTGCTGAAACGGTTTCAGGGAGTGTCGGCTCATCCTCACGAACGTGAAACGGCGTCAGGTGGCCGCCTCAGCCACTGAGCGTGACGGTGGTGATTGTGTGCTCGTCTCGCGACCCAGACGGCGCTGAGGGGCGGCGTAGAGCGCCAGGGCGGCATTGGATCGCACGGCTCCCGTGCCGTTAACGCACGAATGCCCCGCCGAACGAACTTCTTGGGTTCTAGCGGGGCATTTGTGTGTGATCGATCAGGTGCCGAGGGTACCGAGATACAGCCCGATGACCTTGGGGTCGTTCAGGAGTTCCCGTCCAGTGCCCTCGTAGGCGTCCTTGCCCTGGTCGAGTACGTAGCCGCGGTCACAGATCTGCAAGCAGCGCCGTGCGTTCTGCTCAACCATAATCGTGGTGACGCCGGCCTTGTTGATCTCCGAAACACGAATGAACGCTTCATCCTGCTTCACAGGAGACAGGCCAGCGGATGGCTCGTCGAGCAGCAGCACGTGCGGGTCCATCATGAGTGCACGCGACATCGCGACCATCTGACGCTCACCGCCCGACAACGAACCGGCGCGCTGCTTGAGCCGCGACTTGAGTTCGCTGAAAATGCTGACAACAAAGTCGAGCCTGTCGTCGTAGATCTTGGGGTTCTGGTAAAGCCCCATCTGCAGGTTCTCTTCAATCGTCAGGCTCGGGAACACGTTGTTGTTCTGCGGCACAAAACCGACACCGCGTGCCACGAGCTTGTTAGCTTTAAGCCCCGTGATGTCATCGCCGTTCAGCGTGATCGAACCGCCGCGCACCTGCACTTGGCCGAAGATGGCCTTGAGCAGTGTCGACTTTCCCGCACCGTTTGGCCCAATGATTCCGATGAGCTCACCCGGGTTTGCGACCAGATTGCAGTCATTCAGAATATCGACGCCGGGAAGGTAACCCGCAGTCAGACCCTTGACATGGACGACCGCATTCTCGGTAGGAATTGCGTTCACTTGCGGGGCCCCTTGCGCTTAGCGATAGTGGAGTCGAGCTCTTTAACCTCGGCGGCCAGATCGATCGCGGCCGTGTTCAGCTCGCCCTCGATGCGGCCGGTGACAACACCGAGGTCCACATCTTGATGCGAACCTAGGTAGGCGTCGATCACAGCCTGATTATTCATGACCTCGTCGGGCGGGCCCTCGGCCACTACTCGGCCCTCGGCCATCACAATCACCCAGTCAGCAATATGGCGAACCATGTGCATGTCGTGCTCGACGAAGAGCACAGTCATGCCCTCTTCTTTCAAATCGAGGATGTGGTCGAGCAGCGACTCTGTGAGCGCCGGGTTGACGCCAGCCATCGGCTCATCCAGCATCACAAGAGTCGGTTCGCTCATGAGTGCGCGAGCCATTTCGAGCAACTTGCGCTGTCCACCAGAAAGGCTGGCAGCGAAATCCGACGATTTGGCATCGAGCTTGAACTTCTTCAGTAGAACCTCAGCACGTGCCTCAATCTCGGCTTCCTGCTTGCGCCAAAGCTTCGGAATCATGCCGCGGAAGATGTTCTCCCCGATCTGGTCCTTCGCGCCGAGCTTCATGTTCTCAAGAACGGTCAAAAGCCCGAGAGCTTTTGTCAGCTGGAACGTGCGCACTTGACCGAGTCTGGCTACTCTGTGTGCGCCCATCCCCGCTAGGGGGTGACCGTCGAACGTCCACTTGCCTTCGTCTGGTTTGTCGAAACCGGTGAGGAGGTTGAAGAGTGTCGTCTTACCGGCACCGTTCGGGCCAATCAGTGCGGTGATCGCATTGCGGGGGATTTCGACGTGGTCAACGTCGACCGCGGTGAGACCACCGAACGTGCGACGAACTCCATCAGCAATGATGATCGGATCGACCTTGGCAACCCCAGGAGCGATATCGCCCTTGTGGAGCCCTGTCGTCTTTGCGCGTTGCACCGGTGCAGCCGGTGTGTCTTTATTTGACAAAGGTCAGCTCCTTCTTATTGCCGAGAATGCCCTGTGGTCGGTAGATAACGATTAACATCAGCGCCACACCTACAAGGATAAATCGCACCGTCTGTGACTGTGTCGTGGTCATGAATGGTAGTAGGCCGATGTTGACCAGGGCGGGAAGCAGGTTGCTTAGCAGCACTTGAACGCCCCAGAAGATCACCGAACCGATGATGGGTCCGAAGATTGTGGCAGCACCACCCAGCAGTAGTGCGGTGTACACGAAGAACGTTAGTGATGTCACATATACCCCGGGGTTCACCGACGCCGGGAGTGCATAAACGATTCCACCAAGGGCACCGAATACACCACCGAGCATGAGCGACTGCAGTTTGTATGAGAATACGTTCTTTCCGAGGGCACGAACGGCATCCTCGTCTTCACGGATTCCCTTGATGACACGACCCCAGGGGCTGCGCATGACAGACCACAGGATGAGCATCGCAATTGCAAGAATCACGATGCCGAAGAGGCGAACCCACCACCCGTTCTCGTTGTACACCCAGGGGCCGAAACCGTAGGTTCCCTCCGGAATTGGGTTGAATGAACGGAAGCTCTCGTGGTAGCCACTCAGACCATCGGCAGAGCCGGTGTATTTGTCGAACGTCGTCGTCAGGAACAACAGACGCACAACCTCGGCTGCCGCAATTGTCACGATTGCTAGGTAGTCACCGCGCAGTCGCAGTGTAGGAATACCCAGGATGAGCGCAAACACGAGCGAGCCGCCGACACCGACGAGCATGCCACCCCACCACGGGAAACCGAAGGTGAGGATTGAGATCGCATAGCCATAAGCGCCAATCGCCATGAAGGCGGCTATGCCCATGTTGAGCAAACCGGTGAAACCGAAGTGCAGCGCAAGACCGAGCGCCGCGAGGGCGTATCCGATCGTTGCTGGTGCAATCAGCGATGACGCGGTGTTGGAGAGAATTTGCAGTATATCCATGAGCGGCCCCTAACCTATTCTCTCTTTGCGACCGAGGATGCCCTGCGGTCTGAACAACAAGATGACGATGAGAACGACGAGCGCACCCACATACTTCAGGTCGGATGGAATGAAGAGGCTTGACGTCTCAACGAGGATTCCGACGATGATCGAGCCAACCAGAGCACCGAACGCGGTTCCCAAACCACCCAAGGTGACGGCGGCGAACACGAGCAGCAGGATCTGCGCACCCATGTCCCAACGAATTCCCGGTCGGAAGTAGGCCCACAACACACCGGCGAGACCGGCCATTGCTGCAGCAAGAATCCAGACAACCCGAACAACCTGGTCGACATCGATACCGGATGCGGCAGCCAGGGATGGGTTGTCAGAGACTGCGCGAGTCGCCTTACCGATCTTGGTCTTTACGAGCCACCACGCAAAAATCACGATGACGACTGTGCTCACGACCATGCTGATCATGTTGGTCTGGCTGAGTGAGACTGAGCCAAAGAGTGGGATGTTGGGGGAGTCAGAACCGGGCAACTGCTCGGTTCCGCCACCGCGGAAGTACTGGAAGGTGTAGCGAAGCGCCAGCGACAGACCGATGGAGACGATCATGAGCTGAACGATGCCCACACCCTTCTTGCGCAGTGGTTTCCATAAGCCGGCGTCGAGTGACCACCCGAAGCCGGCACTCAAAAGTACGGCTATCGGTATCGCAAGCCATATCGGCCAGCCGAGATCGACTGAGACAATCAATGCCATTACCGCACCGAATGTCACCATCTCTGCGTGGGCGAAGTTGGAAAGACCGGTGGTTCCGTAGACAAGCGAGATGCCAATGGCGGCAAGTCCGAGCATGAGCCCGAAGTTGAGTCCGTTGACCAGTCGCTCTACGAGTTGGTCGAAGAAGTTGACGACGTTGCGCTCACCGCGACCGATAAAGAAGTTCGTCACTGTTGAGCCGCTGGGGCCGATCATGGCTTCTTTGACGTTGGGAGTATCGTCTTCTTCGTCGATTACGGCGATGCCTTCAGGAAGAGTGTTCTCGTCGAGGGTGACGGTGAATTCGTCACCATCGGGAACGCCAACTTTCCATTGGCCGTCGACATCCGTTTGGACTTCAGCTTCGTAGCCGCCGCCAGAAATGGTAAGAGTTACACCTTCCAACGGCTCGCTATTGAGCTTGACGTTGCCAATGACGCTGTTGTCGTACTCATCGACGTTAACTTCGTCAGCCATCGCAGGCATAGACATGAGAGAGAAAGCGGCCGAAAGCGTCACAAGAAGCGCTATTAGCACTCCGCGTTTATTCTTCCGTCGCGTGCGGCGATATTCCGCTGTGTTCACAGGACCTCCAGAAAGGGACCCAGCCGGAATTTAGAATCCCGCGGGTTCTGATGTGTCGACGGCATTGACGACACCGGCCGATCGCGCCCGACGCACAAGTGCTCGCCGGGTACAAAGCGGTGAAGCTATTATGCGGGGGATTCGTCAGCCACGAAACCCGTTAATATTGATTGACCGCAGATTTAACACAAGATCACCGGTTTCACACTCCTGGTGCAAGGAAGATTTAACATGGAACAGCATGACCCTTTTGGATTCGTTGGGCTCACCTACGACGACGTGATGCTTTTACCCGGCCACACTGATGTGATTCCAAGCGATGCTGACACCAGTTCACGTCTAACCCGCAGAATCCGGGTATCTTCGCCGCTAATTTCGTCTGCGATGGACACCGTCACCGAGGCACGAATGGCGATCGCGATGGCTCGAAACGGTGGACTGGGGGTGCTGCACCGCAACCTTTCGATCGATGATCAGGCCACCTATGTCGACAAGGTCAAACGAAGTGAATCGGGCATGATTACCAATCCGGTAACAACTACGCAACGAGCCACTTTGGCGGAGGTAGATGCGCTCTGTGGCCAATTTCGAATCTCAG
It encodes the following:
- a CDS encoding DUF4190 domain-containing protein, translating into MATNNSDDSIPLIPTPAKPAASSTPKAKAAPAAKKPAAKKPAAKKPATTSKPATASPATAPPATAPPAPAPAAAAPVTPSGDVAAPSSPAAPALPPMTPAAPAASAPPAAPAASSDPYAAPRGTPIPGYGGASTPGQAPYTPVPAGPPQGLAIASMATGIVSVLLSFLTIGLLPGIAAVVMGHIAQKKQRYARPFWLTGLITGYVSIGISLIFGLIILSAIFIPLFLASTYGY
- a CDS encoding ABC transporter substrate-binding protein, whose product is MTSIPVGARVSLRTRRWPTAVVGMLAAALVLSGCSAAEPAEETMVPQDLALTIGALVPESGSLEKFGPAVSAAIALAAQDVNDADANLTVTVETRDSGDSTGTTAEDAVTELLAARATVIIGGLSDGVSKKVVDKITAAGVVEISPANNSPDFSSYDDSMLYWRTSPSCALQGTVLGDEMADRVEGSIAILAEDVLCGPPLPRAVSEAFQRGGGDVIVDERIDEAAAGLDDQIAEAIAAEPDAVAILGTAKAEKIAQAFIAAGYSGDQLFFSGLSLGERGSGFAAGSLTGSIVTQPGLDFSTISDFTDRLLEINPGLTDFSYAAESYDAVILASLAALASQKTTGKEIASKLQEVSGGAGSGEVATTFADAAAIILSGDTVDYDGVSGPITLSDNGDPQGAIIGVYEYGSDNVYTRID
- the rarD gene encoding EamA family transporter RarD, translating into MTTTSHATDRVSPSGLGFAVSAYVLWGMMPIVFFSLQESGAIEIVAWRIVLSLVFCAALLLVTRGYLRVLAIIRDRKTFWSLGLASCLVVINWLIYVYASVNGHIVEAALGYFTNPIVTVLLGVLILRERLRPLQWVALGISAFAVLVLAIGYGSFPWIALGLAFSFGLYGLVKKSVGPKADAVGGLAVETAFLAPIAAVVLLVLSLNGSLTAGSAGTDHLVLTLFLGAITAIPLILFAAAARRLPLTYMGLAQYLAPILQLIVGVFVFQEAMPPERWLGFAIVWVALAILTFDLFRHSSRTRLGSAAEAPGAL
- a CDS encoding class I SAM-dependent methyltransferase, translating into MNQSELRELLSSEGLRLLDSLPAWRSSDEIVRTVSELRKAGHSAALVAAVLSQSKLRAKATSKFGPFADRMLYTEAGLEQATRLSVASQHAGRFATAGVKWVADLGCGIGADALAIAGLGLTVTAVERDETTAAIASYNLAPWSNAHVVHGDAESTDLTGIDGVYLDPARRDARVRLTNPADWTPTLDFAFELAERYPTGIKLGPGIDRDLIPKQAEAQWVSVGREVVELGLWFGAVAREGIRRSALVIGEHGTAEMTAAADSADEAAGELGQYLFEPDGAVIRARLIGDLARQLEGRMLDTSIAYFSADTAAVSPFATCFEIVADFPLDRRSLKRELATRKIGTLEIKKRGVDIDPATFRTSLSLKGENSATLILTRVAGKRRALLAQRPALSPSPTV
- a CDS encoding branched-chain amino acid ABC transporter permease; the encoded protein is MLIALLVTLSAAFSLMSMPAMADEVNVDEYDNSVIGNVKLNSEPLEGVTLTISGGGYEAEVQTDVDGQWKVGVPDGDEFTVTLDENTLPEGIAVIDEEDDTPNVKEAMIGPSGSTVTNFFIGRGERNVVNFFDQLVERLVNGLNFGLMLGLAAIGISLVYGTTGLSNFAHAEMVTFGAVMALIVSVDLGWPIWLAIPIAVLLSAGFGWSLDAGLWKPLRKKGVGIVQLMIVSIGLSLALRYTFQYFRGGGTEQLPGSDSPNIPLFGSVSLSQTNMISMVVSTVVIVIFAWWLVKTKIGKATRAVSDNPSLAAASGIDVDQVVRVVWILAAAMAGLAGVLWAYFRPGIRWDMGAQILLLVFAAVTLGGLGTAFGALVGSIIVGILVETSSLFIPSDLKYVGALVVLIVILLFRPQGILGRKERIG
- a CDS encoding ABC transporter substrate-binding protein — translated: MSVFAKATASPTRSKRTLLSGLAILGASALVLAGCAADGGDTPSGDGGGGGELALKLGTALPVTGNLAFLGPPEIAGTEYAASDINAADAGIQVELIQGDSGDLDNKAYETEIPRLLGEDVSAILGAASSGVSLQFIDQVVGAGVIQFSPANTSAAFTDYDDKGLYFRTAPSDVLQGEVLGNLIAADGNETLGMIVLNDSYGTGLAKFTQEAFEAAGGEVVSQPTYNTGDTTFDAQISEVLASDPDAIALITFEEVSTMLPSIVSTFPADKLYLVDGNLANFGTDLAPGTLTGAKGTLPGLTVDTIADFTSALNEFYVDSGQPELEEFSYAAESYDSVVLLALASLAAGSTDSAAIAEKLQEVSGGSGNGEKCTTFADCAAIINDGGVADYDGISGPITLDELGDPTEAEIGIYQYGEDNTYSAYEG
- the groES gene encoding co-chaperone GroES — translated: MSVSIKPLEDRIVIKQVDAEQTTASGLVIPDTAKEKPQEGEVVAVGPGRIDDNGNRVPLDIAVGDKVIYSKYGGTEVKYGGDDLLVLSARDVLAVVVR
- a CDS encoding ABC transporter ATP-binding protein, whose amino-acid sequence is MNAIPTENAVVHVKGLTAGYLPGVDILNDCNLVANPGELIGIIGPNGAGKSTLLKAIFGQVQVRGGSITLNGDDITGLKANKLVARGVGFVPQNNNVFPSLTIEENLQMGLYQNPKIYDDRLDFVVSIFSELKSRLKQRAGSLSGGERQMVAMSRALMMDPHVLLLDEPSAGLSPVKQDEAFIRVSEINKAGVTTIMVEQNARRCLQICDRGYVLDQGKDAYEGTGRELLNDPKVIGLYLGTLGT
- a CDS encoding DUF4190 domain-containing protein, encoding MSEPTPYASTPAGAPVAKWNVLSIVSLVTSILWLSLVGIITGHIAMKQIKRTGEQGNVLAIIGLVLGYLGLLGFILVIFLVFIPLFVFGAAGGLTGY
- a CDS encoding branched-chain amino acid ABC transporter permease; the protein is MDILQILSNTASSLIAPATIGYALAALGLALHFGFTGLLNMGIAAFMAIGAYGYAISILTFGFPWWGGMLVGVGGSLVFALILGIPTLRLRGDYLAIVTIAAAEVVRLLFLTTTFDKYTGSADGLSGYHESFRSFNPIPEGTYGFGPWVYNENGWWVRLFGIVILAIAMLILWSVMRSPWGRVIKGIREDEDAVRALGKNVFSYKLQSLMLGGVFGALGGIVYALPASVNPGVYVTSLTFFVYTALLLGGAATIFGPIIGSVIFWGVQVLLSNLLPALVNIGLLPFMTTTQSQTVRFILVGVALMLIVIYRPQGILGNKKELTFVK
- a CDS encoding ABC transporter ATP-binding protein encodes the protein MSNKDTPAAPVQRAKTTGLHKGDIAPGVAKVDPIIIADGVRRTFGGLTAVDVDHVEIPRNAITALIGPNGAGKTTLFNLLTGFDKPDEGKWTFDGHPLAGMGAHRVARLGQVRTFQLTKALGLLTVLENMKLGAKDQIGENIFRGMIPKLWRKQEAEIEARAEVLLKKFKLDAKSSDFAASLSGGQRKLLEMARALMSEPTLVMLDEPMAGVNPALTESLLDHILDLKEEGMTVLFVEHDMHMVRHIADWVIVMAEGRVVAEGPPDEVMNNQAVIDAYLGSHQDVDLGVVTGRIEGELNTAAIDLAAEVKELDSTIAKRKGPRK